In the Diceros bicornis minor isolate mBicDic1 chromosome X, mDicBic1.mat.cur, whole genome shotgun sequence genome, AAAAgatggagggccagccccatggcttaagTGGTttagtgcgcacgctccactactggcggcccaggttcggatcccgggcgcgcaccaacgcaccgcttctccagccatgctgaggccacgtcccacatacagcaactagaaggatgtgtaactatgacatacaactatctactggggcttgggggaaaaagaaaggaggaggattggcaatagatgttagctcagggccggtcttcctcagcaaaaggaggaggattagcatggatgttagctcagggctgatcttcctcacacacaccaaaaagatggaaaataccaagtattgacgaggatgtggagcaactagaactcatATACTGTGCTGGTGGGAGTATatattggtacagccactttggaaaactagtATTATAAACTAAAGCTGAGCATATGGATACCCTATGACCTGGCAGTTCAACTCCTACATATATACCTAAcagaaattcataaatatgttcaCCAATACATaggtacaaaaatatttatagcagcactattcgTAATAGCTCCAAGCTACAAACAACctacatgtccatcaacagtagaatggataaatatattgtagcatatttacacaatggaatataacATGACAATGAGAATGAACTATGTACAACTACattcaacaatatggatgaactgcACATTCATAATGTGAATGAAAGAAGATAGACACTAAAGAGTATATTACTAAAATATGAAATACAATTGTTTGactcaatttatataaaataccaaACAGACAACACTAAGCTatgctgttagaagtcaggatagtgttTACCCTTGTGGGGTGGGAGGATGGTAAGGCCTGGAAAGGAACACAGGGAGTGCTTCTGGGgggctggtcatgttctgtttcttgatctgagtATGTTCAGTTTATGAGAATTCATTGAACTCTATGCTTATGATATATGCATTTTCTGTACacattatactttaataaaaaggtttaaaaataaaataaatttgcatGCTACAAAGAAAGCCCCTTTTCTTATGACTATTGTAAAAAACATTTAAGGGAAAATGAGAAAGTTTCTATAtatcagtgtttaaaaaaaacaagtgcTCTTTCTAGAGAAGTCTTCCAGTTATTCACCTATAATAAACTATAACCATATCTTAGACTAACCAACTACAATACAACATGATTTTATCTCATAGAATTCTACACAAAACATGTGCATGCAGAAAATGAATATATCTTAACCaaatgggaagaaaaacaaaatcaaaattttatgTATTGAAACCCAATTTCTCAACCATTCTTTTTCTAACAGGAATCCCAAAGAAAGCAGAGGCTTCGGTGGATGAGAATGGAAGTCCAGAGTGCTGTGGCTCAGTTCCCTTGACTTAGAGTCAGTTACTAAGGGGATAAGAAGTCTATGGTCTGCAGcttacataaataaatgatagcTTTTGGGGTATAGATTAGAAGGCATGCATACCTTTTTTCAGGCGTGTATcacctgctgccacagcatggacttAATGAGGGAACAACTGCCACCTTTAGATGTCTGTAACATTTAATAACTGTATTCCTGTAACATAGGCTAGAGCTATGCCTAATTGGCCAATGCATAAACTCAGactttaagtttaaaaattatatttcatttaaaaaaatataccatgGCGACTtctcagaggaaagagaaagaacagtTTCTTATGGCAATCTTTTCTGTGTCTTAAACGTCAATGGTCACACAAACTTCTGGCTTCTACTCACAGATCTGACTTCCCAAATAGGTTTTTGCCTTGACTTCAGTGCCCTACAGGTATTTGGATAATGAGAACTCTTCTCCCCACCTTAGAAATTTGAAAAACTTTTGCCAATATTGAGTACTTTTACATCCCAGGGTATGAAGAACTAATCAGTGCTGAATTTATAAAGTCCTTTATCCAAAAAGTAAAACATAGGAGATTACAAGTCTTCTCCTGGGGTCTCTATTTCTGCCATTCGTAGGAGCTTGAGAGTCCCTGTATGAATCATGAAACCAAAGAGGACTATTGCTCAAATGCTTTATCGAAGCATCTTCCTACACATAGACTTGCAAATCAACCGTGGTGATGCGGGTACTTGTATTTCCAATTGATTGAGGGTACTTGGCACTGTTTGCCTTCTGTTCACTTAAGCTGTAGTCTGTCATATCTACTTCCCCCTGCCCAATGATTGCAGCATCAGGCACTCCTCTTCCCCACTATGAGACATCTGATGCAGACCTGGTTGTGATTTCCAGCCAAAGGCTTTTTTAGTCACTGGCTTTATAGAGTTTTTCTCCACTATGAGTTTTCTGATGTTTAATGAGATTTGACCTGTCATTGAAGGCCTTCTGACATTCTGTACAAGCATAGGGTTTCTTTCCTGTGTGAATTATTTGATGCATACTTAGTGTTGCTTTCTGGATGAAAGCTTTCCCACATTTACCGCATTCATAGTGTCTCTCTCCAGTATGAGATTTTTGATGGATAGTGAGGCGTGACTTCCAAGTGAAGGTTTTTCCACAGTCACtgcatttatagggtttctctctAGTATGGATTTTCTGATGTGTTATGAGATTTGACCTGTCAGTGAATGCCTTTCCACATTCAGCACATATAttgggtttctctcctgtgtgaattTTCTGATGCACACGGAGTTGTGACTTCTTAGTGAAGCATTTCCCACAATCACTGCATTCATAAGGCTTCTCTCCAGTATGGATTCTATGATGCGCAATGAAGTGTGATTTCTGGATGAAGGCCTTTCCACATTCAGGACAaacatagggtttctctcctgtatggaTTCTCTGATGTACACTTAGTGTTGATTTCTggataaaggctttcccacattcattgcattCATAGTGTCTCTCTCCAATATGAGATTTCTGATGTATTTTGAGGCGTGACTTCCATATGAAGGCTTTTCCACAGCCATtgcatttatagggtttctctccagtatgagttttCTGGTGTTTAATGAGATTTGACTGATCACTGAAAGCCTTCCCACATTCAGCACACatatagggtttttctccagtatgagtttTCTGATGTGTAGTGAGATTTGTCCTATGAGTGAAGACCTTTCCACATTCTGTACATAtatagggtttttctcctgtgtgaATTCTTTGATGCACATGGAGTTGTGACTTCTTAGTGAATGatttcccacagtcactgcagTCAtaaggtttttctccagtatgaattctctgatgtgtaTTGAAATGTGATTTCTGGatgaaggccttcccacattcagTGCAtacatagggtttctctcctgtgtgaattctctgatgcaTCCTGAGTGCTGATTTTCttgtgaaggctttcccacattcactgcatgcATAgtgtttctctccagtatgagttttCTGATGTATATTGAGGTCTGAATTCTGGGAGAAGCCTCTTCCACATTCACtacattcataaggtttttcTCCTGTATGAATTCTCATATGTCTAAAGAGATATGATCTGTGGAAAAAAGCttttccacattcactgcattTATAGGGTTTCTGCCCAGTATGAATTTTCTGATGTGTAATGAGGTTTGACTTGAGAGTAAAGGTCTTCCCACATTGAGTACATATATagggtttctctttctctcctgtaTAAACACTCTGAGCTACATCAGTTGGTGGCTTCTGAGTGAAGACTTTCTCACTTTCAATGCATTCATGGGATTTTTTTCTAGCATGAAGTCTCTGGTGCTCAAAGAGATGTGACTTCTGGGTGAAGCTCTTCACACATTCTGTACATACATAAAgtttctccccagtatgaatTTTCTGATGGTGGATGAGAACTTGTTTGTGGCCAAGGTGTTTCTCACATTGATTATGTTCACAGGAATTTGCTTCTGTATTAGCATTCTCATTCTTAGTAGAGGAAGAGCTACAGGCAAAATTGTTACCATTTCCAAAAATCTTACCAAGGTTCTTTGTTGCACtacttttattataattatgtaaGTTTAAAGTATGCTTCAAGCTCTTTCCAAATGTGTCATAGTTATGGAGTCTTTTAATTGAAGGAACAAGCTTGGTACTCAcatgaattattttttcaatgtttttacATTCAAAGCCCCTCTTCTTAATCAATACTTTCATATCACTTAAAGGGTTATTTTGGTGTTCTTGATATCTCTCTAGCTGGTCATTATCTTGCCAAAATTCTTCAAAAATAGAACACAATGAATCTTCTCCTGTGGATTGATCAAATTTCTCACAGTGGAATGAAACTTCTCCAGAAATTCTCTGTTGTTGGGTTTGCCCCATATCTTcatctaaaaagaaaatgaaaaaaagaaaaatgactcaaAGAACAAGTATCAGAAGATAGAGGGTACATGTAGTTCAGACAGGATGAGCACTGAGAAATGGACGAGCCATATGACAATAATGAAAATAGTAACACAAAATTCTTCTAgaacacttactacatgcaaaacaattaTATACCATTTATGAGGCACCAGGTACTGTTCCAAGTGCTTTACACAAAATagatcatttaatcctcacaaaaccctAAGAGGTAGCTATCATTATCAATtgtgtttcacagatgagaaaacagaagcataGAGAAGTTATGTAACTTATTGAAGATCAAATAGTTAAAAAAGTGAgagagatgggatttgaaccctgggaATCCATATCCACTATGTAGGAGGTCTGGATAGTGAGTAGAGTAACCACAAGAAGAAACCGAAGTCTGTTAAGGGGAAGCCTGGCATGAAGAAATATTTCAGATTGTATGTCCTTATTACACATCAACTCTAAAACCTTACTAATCTCTCTGCTTCCTCTTGCTTTTCCCCCTGAACCATTATGAGAATCAATATTAAATTTATGTGCCTCAAACTCCAATTCCTCTATATCTATAGGAAAAACTGTTGCAACACCAGCCATCCTGACACAGACAAACAGTAAATAGCTATCTGTGCTCCATCTCTATAGCAAGTTTTCCTTGGTCCcaggaatatatgctttcaaCAGTGTcaaataggaaaggaaaggcCATCTATTGCAGAAAATGCAAGCCATCCACCAAAATCTATTCACCTCTTCTTTTATAGTAATAGAATGTAGCTGGGCATTACATTTACCAGCCTCACTTTGTTCCCACCAGTGGAGTATGAGCACAAGTGATATGTGCCACTTCCAGGCCAGGCCTTAAGACAGTGGGCGAATCTCCTCTATTCCCCCTTCCCCCTATCCAGTGGACTGAACAATGTCCCAATGTCAACCACACAGCTGACAACAGTACCCTAGGAGGTGGCAGAGCAATGACTTGGAACAAAGTCCTTGAATGACCCGTCAGGATCAGAGGTGACTTGTTGAATGGCCCCATTCACCTCAGAATCTTATATAAGAGAGGATATACACGTATATTAAGCTTGTTGTTTTGCTCCTCTGTGCATATTCAAAATGTATTGTCCTTGAGAACAGCTCCAATTTCAGTGCACCTCTAGGGAGATTAGTTCTGCTATGAATTTATAAAGCTGGCATGGTACCACtcatattaatattaaatttggCACAGTTTTGCATTAGAAAGAATTAATACACAAAGGCTGAAATTGTTAACATTTCATGCAGTTGTCTTCCTCTTCCAAATATAATCTATGGTCCTTTGAATTCTGCTGAGCAAACACTTGAAAACTCCTTGTGAAAGACAGCAAAATCCCCTCCTCTGCCTATCTCTCcaaattcaataaatttaagtTTACT is a window encoding:
- the ZNF41 gene encoding LOW QUALITY PROTEIN: zinc finger protein 41 (The sequence of the model RefSeq protein was modified relative to this genomic sequence to represent the inferred CDS: inserted 2 bases in 1 codon) yields the protein MPANRSSPQWSSALTAEAHGSLCEVSVSFEDVTVDFSREEWQHLDSAQRRLYRDVTLENYSHLRSVGYQVPKPEVIFKLEQGEGPWTLEGETPYQSCSDEDMGQTQQQRISGEVSFHCEKFDQSTGEDSLCSIFEEFWQDNDQLERYQEHQNNPLSDMKVLIKKRGFECKNIEKIIHVSTKLVPSIKRLHNYDTFGKSLKHTLNLHNYNKSSATKNLGKIFGNGNNFACSSSSTKNENANTEANSCEHNQCEKHLGHKQVLIHHQKIHTGEKLYVCTECVKSFTQKSHLFEHQRLHARKKSHECIESEKVFTQKPPTDVAQSVYTGEKEKPYICTQCGKTFTLKSNLITHQKIHTGQKPYKCSECGKAFFHRSYLFRHMRIHTGEKPYECSECGRGFSQNSDLNIHQKTHTGEKHYACSECGKAFTRKSALRMHQRIHTGEKPYVCTECGKAFIQKSHFNTHQRIHTGEKPYDCSDCGKSFTKKSQLHVHQRIHTGEKPYICTECGKVFTHRTNLTTHQKTHTGEKPYMCAECGKAFSDQSNLIKHQKTHTGEKPYKCNGCGKAFIWKSRLKIHQKSHIGERHYECNECGKAFIQKSTLSVHQRIHTGEKPYVCPECGKAFIQKSHFIAHHRIHTGEKPYECSDCGKCFTKKSQLRVHQKIHTGEKPNICAECGKAFTDRSNLITHQKIHTREKPYKCSDCGKTFTWKSRLTIHQKSHTGERHYECGKCGKAFIQKATLSMHQIIHTGKKPYACTECQKAFNDRSNLIKHQKTHSGEKLYKASDXKKAFGWKSQPGLHQMSHSGEEECLMLQSLGRGK